In Gossypium hirsutum isolate 1008001.06 chromosome A10, Gossypium_hirsutum_v2.1, whole genome shotgun sequence, the DNA window GGTTGGCCATGTCACTGGACAGATGGTGTGGGATGATCAAGATAATATTATTTCCGTAACTTAGCTTTTAATATACTTCCCTTGTTGTATCGTACAGCTATTAAGCAAGCACGAGACACTTGCATCATATGGGAGTGTGTATTATATTGGAACCATGATTCCGATAGCATTGATTATCTTGGGCTACATAATACCTGCAAAACCTGCCAGTTTTAAAGCTCGTAAAGAGCAGTGAGTACTGAGTAGGCCAAagccaattttcttctttttggaGTTAGATTTGTATCGTTTGCTTTGACCACTGAAATTTTCGGgttgggttaaatataaaatataaatatatttaaaatgtttttttaactaAAGAATATAACACATAATATAAtccaaatgaaaatataaattccCCACCCCAGCCAAAATGACAGTTTCAACagcattttttttccattttcatctCAAGCGGTGACGCCTCTGTTAGTTCTCCCCAACCACCCAACCTTTGTTCATCGCACTGACTCACACCTTATAGCCTCCCTCATTTTACAAGCCACGGCACCTCCTCCTCACCATTCGACCTCCCTCTTTCAGATTCACTAAGGTATTTCTTGATTTAGGATTGAAGCTCATTGacttttgtggttattgattgtTATTTGCATTCTTTGTGATTGATTACCACTTAATTTTTGTTGGtaaccttttttaaaaaattgaagaattgGAGAATTTCAACCCATTTGCTAATTGCAAAGGTTTTTGTCGATTTGGGTTTCATGATCATATACGGTGGAGATTGTCAAGATTCGTGTATGCATATATGCTTTCTTTTTCATACTGCTAGGTAGTTGCATTCATCATTAAGGATTgggtatattttctttaaaatagttgGGATTGTTCGTGTTCTGTTGGGTATGATTTGCAACTGTATTTTGATTGGAAGTTTTCGGTAGACCCATGGTATCTCTGTATATCAGCTGAATGGGAAGTTTTGTGTGATTATTGATATATCCATGTGGTGAAATACTCAGATTTTGGTTAAAGATAGAATTATATTCATCTGTTACCTAGCCTTATATTCAAAACGCTATTTGGTTAACAATGGAAGTTTAACAATACCGAGGGTTTTTAGCTGCTTCCATGCTATTTTCTTCTTCATATCTGGAAAATATTGCTATCTAATTCAGAAGTACTTCTGGGTAagtctttttttctcaattttctacCTTAAATATTGATGAAATCATTCATCTTACATTCTTTTCCTATTTAGAtacattcatatattttaatgaatttgggTCTCCCTGGTATTTTAGGCGATAGTTTATTCTTAATAGAACTTTGGATATGTGGTAAATATTTTTGCTTTGGGGAGTAAATTTTGGTACAGAAATTGCATATTAGTCCGACATCATCTATGTATTCAATTGAATAGTTCCGGGTTGTTTGGTTCTTGAATCCGGGACCGATAGTGGCTCATTAACAACATCGTTTGCAAGGGCTGTGGCGCCAACGGGACATGTGTATACCTTTGATTTCCATGAACGGAGGGCTGCCTCAGGTAGGTAAGCCTTAATGTTTATTGTTATAGTAATTGCATAGGTTAAACTTGAACACTGGGTTATCTTGAGTTGATGTCTTTATAGATCTACATTTTGTTGCCGTGATACTTCATTGTCTCTAATTGTCTCGGTTTACAAATCTTTATTAGTTTCATTAGTGAGTgcattgttatgaaattttggtttCAAAGATTGTTATGAAATATGATTCTAGAAACTGCTTAGGTTGAGCTTGAATTCTAGGTAGATTTAAGAAGTCTGTTCAGGTAGATGTATTCTTTGAAATACGACATTCTGTTGCTGTCATGCTCGTAGTCTCAAAATTATCTCGGTTTTATGGAACCTTGCGTAGGACTCATTTATGATGCATATTTTATCCCATTATATGGTTTCTGTTTGTCTAATTTATAATAGAAAGATCCAAGgatggttgtttttttttctttgattcttcTGTGTTGGTTTCCGAAAGAAGGAATATTTTACGATTTTTCACTCCTTCAACAGAGAGGACTTCGAGAGGACTGGAATAAGCACTTTAGTCACTGTAGGAGTCCAAGATATTCAGGGTGAGGGATTTCCCGATCAGCTTTCTGGGTTGGTTAACTCCGTATTTCTGGACCTATCCCAACCTTGGCTAGCCGTTCCTTCAGCTTGAAACATTGAAGATGGAACTCTGTGTTCCTTCTCAATGTGTATCGAACAAGTGCAATGTTCATGTGAAACTCTTAGATCTGATTTTACAGGTAACATATTAGAAACAAGTTATCCTATCTCGTTCAagcagtttttcttttaaagcatCATGAGCTTTGGTTGTAATATGCACGGATATATGGACCTTTGAAATACTGCTCCGCATGTATGAAATCCGTGAATGGAAAATGGATCACTCGAAGGTGAATggaaaatgtatgaaattgtgTCACCTCTGTCTCCCTTTATTCTGATTGttaccttcttttcttttcttttttatttattttctcctcCCTTTCTTTACTACCCAGATTCTATCTATTTCCCCAATTTGAATTATGAGATCAAGAAAAGTTCTAACTTAATTTGGCCTTGTTTtacaaaaaatgaaaagttgttttAAAAAAGATGAGGGATAATAAATGAAACCTTACGGTAAAaagctttttttcctttttatttttttgtaacttATGCATGGCAAAAGACTTTTTGGGGTTCTGATTTTAGGCTTGGGGTTTGTGAGTCTTTAGACTTAGGGTTGCGAGGCTTTGGGCTTCTCAGCTTGtggtttagagtttaaggttaCAGGCAAAGTTAAAGGAAAAGAAAGTCATCATGATCAAATTGTAGCAAATTGTAACGCAGCATTGAACATATTTTGCAAACCACATACcattaaattatagaaattggtagTCCAAATGTTTGTGCATCTTATAGACTAATTTGAACTCCTAAGAATATGTTAATCAAAGGGAAAGAATAAACTCAGACAATCAGTTCACATATTGATAAAATCGTAGTTTACCCTCTAAGATCATGTTCGATATAATAGAGCTTCTATTAACAATCAAGTCATTACTGGAATCCTCGTCAAAAATATCTGAGAATAGTAGGAGGTAGAGAGAAGCCCATGATGCAATTAAAGCATGGGAAGTTGAAAAGCCCCTGTACAAGATAAGGCTATCTAGATCAATGTTGCAAAAAAATTTAGgaaagaaaattttttatataagaaaaaggaaaagaagaaaagaacataGGACAAAATTGCACCGATTGTTCCATTCCACTTTTTCCTTATCACTTAcactatgtttggttgggtgtattggattagccaatacacccctaatccgtgGGCCCCACTTAAGCCCCTCTTAAGCAggtgtttggttcaatgtattgccTAATACACCCCTAATACGTTACGCCCCTAATCCCCGAAATTCTCTGTTTTCTAATCCCTGGCTTCTCCTCAGTTTACATCCGTTTTATTTTTCACGCCCTAATTTGCCCTCTATTTCCTGGGTCTGTCTCTCTTTATCTCCTTCATTGCTTGCTTCGCCTTCGGCCAGTAGCCCCAATTTCTTGTCGAGCATGCCATAGAGAAAGGCAAGAAAAGGCTTTTAGCTTTTTCAGTCCACtcgaaaaaccctaaacccatctGAGTTTCCCACCTCGCCGTGCGATCCATTTTCCCGCTCGCCGAGTTTCCCACTCGCCGTTAGCCGGCGATCCATTTTCCCGCCCCTCCGCCAAATCAGGTACTTGAAGTTAGGAAATTAATGGCTTATATCCAGTATGGAAGACATGCCCTTCGGCAAATTATCAAAGAAACGAATGTCCAGCAAAGCCATGATCGTTTGATGCAACCTCTGTTCTATGCTTGTCAAGGAATTAGATACAGAAAGTTGGATGTGATTCTTACGACGGTGAGTCATTTCGATCCaataatctttttcttttctcaattttttgTTGTTTCAGATTGCAAAATATCATTCACGTTTGCTTTTGCTTCCATTTTTTAGAGCATTGAGAAACTTGGCAAAGCTGGTGAGACTGTCAAAGTCGCTCCTGGTTATTTTCGCAATCATCTGATgccgaaattgcttgctgttcCTAATATTGATAAGTTCGCTTATCTCATTAAGGAGCAGCGTAAGGTCGCTTTCTTCTCTCTTTTAGTTTGTGTTTGATGCTTGAAACATGTGTTCTTGCAATGCTGTTTGTTTATAAAAAGAAGTTTTTCAGTTGATATTAATCATAATCGTATTGTTAATTTACAAACAAATATGCATCAATTTGTTTTCCCTTAAACACACACATCTGTATGCATTACCTAAGTCTCTCATGAACCTTTTGTCATGACACATTCAAGGAAAAACAAGCTTGACATAAAGGTAGAACGTTTTCAGTTTGTTGCTCGGATTATGGGGTAAGCTATGTTGGCTGGACTTGGGAGTGGATTTGGATATGTGAATGTGACCGATATGAGTATATGTTGCTTTTAAGGTTTTTTTCTTGTATTTGGAGGAGTATATCTCTATACTATGTCTGTATATGTATCAGACAAAAATATATTACGGAAATGAATAGTCCATCTAACATAGGGGGTGAGTGCTAGATACAATTAAGTGTTCGACACAAGTATACTtgttttttctaagtttttctgtATATTTAGAAGATCATACACATATTTATATCCGAATGTGTCTGACACAGGTTTTTTAGGAAAATGAAGAGTCTGAGTAACAGTGTTTTCATATTGCTGTTGGTTTTTGGTTAGATTTTGCTTGTTATGATATAAGTAATGCCTTTTCTTAGACATGTATTATCTGCTATTTCAGCCTTAAGgaggaaacatgtctccaactgCAAGTATATTAAATCTTGCGTTCTCTCTCACTCTCTCACTCTTATTGAGGATTCATATGTTGCGTATGGATATTAGATATTGATGAAGTAAAAATCCATTCCTTATTTCAGATGCACATTCTGCTTATGTAGTTTTGTCAAATTAAGTTACTGTTTTGAAAGTCTTTATTTGGTGGAGTCACTTCTGATATGTGGGATATTGTGCTTTTCATTTTCAGTTAAATGATAACTTACCAGTGGTATACTTCCTCATCAGATTTATCAACCGAAGGAAGAAGAGGTTCAAGTAGTTACAAAGAATGTGGAAGATAAGAGCAAAGTATATGAAAAGGCTGCATATCGTCTACTTAATGGCCGGCTGGTTAGTTCCCATCTATGAAGCCCTTAATTTCGTAAATGTTTTTTTCTGGTTTAAATGTCTGATACTTTATCTGCCTTCCTCCCAACACATGGAAATACACAAAAAACAGCCTCTCAACAATGTTTGTATGTGTGTGTTTTTAAAGGGTTTGGGGAAACAAGGTCAAGGTGTGTGGGACTGAAACATTGGACCTGCCTCTTCTATGGTTAGGCTAACAATAGTGGAACTAGGCATATGTGGGATAACAATAgtgtcaaattttaaattaagactTGTTTAAATTCTTTTTTGGTACAAGCAAAGCTTACATTACATTCTAAGTGGGAGGAGGATGGGGTTTCACAAGGTTCAAACCCTAGATAGCATGCCAACACTTGAACCCACATACAACAAGTTGCCACTAGACTAGTCATAATTGATTCAACTTGTTAGTGGTGAATCTTTTTCAAAAGTTTGTTGAAGCTTGAAAACAGTAATTGTATTTATGTCAGGCTCTTTGTGGTACGAGTGTGTAACTTGTATTGCATTTTATAGGTATTGAGGAGATCTATCAATGTTGAAAAGTTTCGTGCCCAATCGACCAAAGATGACCCAATTGACATAGCTTAATCATAAAACGTTTAAGATGTGGACTTGAAATGTTATGATTTTGTTATTTCCATTTACGCACTCGATTAATCTCCTCCTTTTATTCCATTTCAGGTTGGAAGGCAGCTTTGCGTTCAAATTGATCCTAAAAATCTGCACCTTCCAACACCTTTGGAAACATTTGGACTGTTTGATGTGCAATTGCGGATGCCAAAATCCATACCGCTCCCAGAAGGAAGGTATAATTGGACGCTTAAAGTTAAAATCCAAGGTAAATAAACGGACAAGAGGAAATAGGAGGTTGACTGAAAAGAGCTTTCAAGCTTGAGGAACCGTCTTCTTTTCGAATTAGCTTGAGAATGGAATGATAGGAATCAAATGTTGGATGATTATTGACCTTTGTTGTCTGATTATGCTATTTACCATCTGTTCCAACTCTTTGTTTTACCAAAAAAGagtaataatttcaaatttttaactaaATCACAATACCGAACTAAACGTGCGCGCGAGACGAATATTTAACGTCTCCAAATTCATCAAAATAACAACTTTTATATCTGCACTTTTTAAGTAGACATCCTTAAAAAGATTAATTGTTAGAATCAATTTTTGGGTAAAATCATTTTGAATTCAAGCTGAGTTTATTTGAATCACGGCTATTGTTATCGGGATTTATTCGATTCAACAAATTTACGCATATAAAACTTCTACGTTCACTCTGCACCACTtgcatcttattattatttagtacACTTACAGTCCAATTTCACAAACAAAGCTAtatcgatttttttttattttaaaaaacatatgAATTAAGAAAACTTAATGATTTATTAACcccaatatgaaattaaaaaacttCATTATTAACACACCAAATAAATAGTCATGCATAAAACTTTATGTTACATCTGTATCTAAACTTGTATAATTATATaatgtgaaaatttattataaattataaattatatattttaattaaaatatatttaataataattatgttaaaatatgattaaattatttattactgataataataatcttattaaaatttaaataataataacaataatcatttaccaaaac includes these proteins:
- the LOC121208165 gene encoding 50S ribosomal protein L9, translated to MAYIQYGRHALRQIIKETNVQQSHDRLMQPLFYACQGIRYRKLDVILTTSIEKLGKAGETVKVAPGYFRNHLMPKLLAVPNIDKFAYLIKEQRKIYQPKEEEVQVVTKNVEDKSKVYEKAAYRLLNGRLVLRRSINVEKFRAQSTKDDPIDIA